In the Urocitellus parryii isolate mUroPar1 chromosome 1, mUroPar1.hap1, whole genome shotgun sequence genome, GCCCAGAACTCAGAAGAAGGGCCTGAATGGGGGTTGTTTTGAGGGGATCCCTGGGTCAGTCCTCTGAGGGTGTGTGGGGGATGGGTGTAGGGATAGGGAAGGTGAGAGTGGTCAGCCCTGCAGAGCAGGCATGCAATGAGTATATGTATGGAGCTGGTAGGGAGGGCAGAGCGGTGTCAGTGGGCAGAACTGCCTTATGAGAAAGCAGCATCTGACCCTCCCTGGGGTTTGGTTCCTTCTTCAGGTTTTTCTGCCTCCTCCTGGGCCCCCCGGTACCCAGAAGGGGCTACCATGAAATGGGTCGGGCAGCGGCTGTCCTACTCAGTGACCCGGTAAGCTGGGCAGGCATGCCTGTGTGACTGTGCACATAGGCTACTGTGAGTATGTGTGGACTCTGTATGTGTGACCAAGTACAGCAGTGAGGCAGAGTGTAGCTTTGTGTCTGTAGCAGGGGAACTGAAATTTCCATGGTTACCAATATAGCCTCATTACTGGCCCAATGCTGCACACAGAAATCACTCAGTACTcattgaatgaacaaatgcacGAATGATTTGCCTGCCTGTGTGACCTGTGTGTCTAGTTTTGAgaaacacacaaatgaaaatgcATGTGAGAGTCCAATTCTGTATTTACTGCCCATTCTGTGTTCCTAAACTCAGCAATTCCAGTGGTCAGTTCGCCGAGCCAGGAGCCTTCATGACCTTCTGGCAGCCCTGGATATTTTCCTAGAAGGGGTGACTGTGCTCCCCCCAGGTCGGTGGGACTCAACAGCCCGGATCCCCCCACCCAAATGCCTGCCCTCTCAGCACAAAAGGTACCTGGGGGCCATCATTCCATACAGATCCTTCCTCAAAAGCAGTCTAGGGTCTAGAGCTACTGTGGAGGAGAGGCCGGTCCTATCTTCGAATTTGAGGTCAGGCCAATCTAACTCTGATTTCTGCTCTTTCACTCTCTTGTTATTCGATCTGGACAAGTGTCTTCCCCTCCGGAGCCTGGCTTTCACAGGGCGTGATATGACCTGGACCTTCTTTGCTCGCAACTCTGCCCTGTGAACCGGCCCCTCAGTGGCCACCAGGGGGCAGGGCGCCCCCAGCTCGGAGCCAAATCGTGGGCTGGTTGGAGATTCTCCAACAGCCTGGGGTTCCCTTCTCCCTAGGCTCCGCTCGCAAATGCAGGAGGTCGAGGGCCTCTCCCGCCCCCGCAGAGCCCGCACAGAGGACAGGGACAGCCATGAGCCACACAAGCCTACCCCGGAGTTGCAGCGGACCGGCCGGTGAGGCGAGCTGGTTGGGAAGGATTGGGGGCCTGGGGAAGGGAGGAGTCATAGGGGATCCAGATGTGTGCTCGCCGGAAGGGCTCACCTGGACGCAGGAAAAGTAGCGGGGATGGGGGCATAAGGTATGGGAATCCGGATCACTGACGACCCACGGGCGGGAGGCTGTTTGGGGGCCTTGTCCAGGACGTGCGACGGAAGGCTCCGTGGTACCCAAGCGATTTCTTGGACGCCCTGCATCCCCAGTGTTTCTCAGCGGTGCTCTACATTTACCTGGCCACTGTCACTAATGCCATCACTTTCGGGGGTCTGCTGGGAGATGCCACTGAGGGTGCCCAGGTGGGTGGGGTGCAAAAGAGGGGTTGACACAAGCTTTGGTATCCGGGCTGCCATTCCCTTCTCCTGGAACTACGGGTGGGCTTAGGAGGCTCCCCCAGAAGCCTGGGCTCCTGTGCAGAAGACTCCAGAGTCCTGAGCCCCATGCTGTCTTTCAGGGAGTGCTGGAAAGTTTCCTGGGCACAGCGGTGGCTGGAGCTGCCTTCTGCTTAATGGCAGGCCAGCCCCTCACCATCCTCAGCAGCACAGGACCAGTACTGGTCTTTGAGCGCTTGCTCTTCTCTTTCAGCAGGTAGGAGACCTCTCCCATCTCTCCAGCCCTTTActagtcacatcctcagcctggTCCTGGCTTGGTcaataggaaaaaatgagaacTGTCTCTTTGGCTTGAGAGGCACCTGACCTGGGTTAGGTGGGGAGCAGACAGTCCTGCTGTCTCTCACCCCACAGAGATTACAGCCTGGACTACCTGCCCTTCCGCCTGTGGGTAGGCATCTGGGTGGCCACCTTTTGCCTGGTGCTGGTGGCCACAGAAGCCAGTGTGTTGGTGCGATACTTCACCCGTTTCACCGAGGAAGGTTTCTGTGCCCTCATCAGCCTCATCTTCATCTATGATGCCCTGGGCAAAATGCTGAACCTGACCAGAGCCTATCCCATCCTAAGGCCGGGGTCCCCTGCTTATGGCTGCTTCTGTCAATACCCAGTCCCAGGAGGTGGGTTGAGGGAAACAGGGAGGGACCTTGACCAGGTGAGAACTGATGTGGGATGGGGAGGGGTTCCCCTGGTTAAATTCAATGAAATGTGAACACTTACTTGATAACCAGCAGCACGCTTCTCCTCTATGGTTCTGAATCAATtgagaaaaaaagacaatagaaaaCCCAATATTGTCTTTATTTATAACACCAATAGAAGAACATGGGTTATACCTGTGGGTGAATGGGATtcctaaaaataaagacaaattagaATTACCCACTTGGTAATGGCAGCACTGACAGAGATGATCTTGCCCCAGAAGAGCAGAGCTAAATACATATACCAGATAGGCAGCTTATTCCTGAGAAATggaagaggcagagacagaggcagGGCTAGAAATACCTACCTTCATCTCCTAAACTCATTAATCAAATAAATCATAGTTTTTCCCCTGGAGGGAGTGACTGACCAGGTGAAGAGATTTGGAGTATTATACTTGCATATACCCTTCCATGTATCCCTGGTGGAAGGCAACACCAGGACTGGGGAAGGAGTGTCCTCTAACATGAGCCAGATTTGTGCTAGACATGAGTAAGACCAATTTATCCCAAcagcttggaaagctgagataggaggataaaAGCCAGGGATAGGGAGATAGGGACTTTGAAGCCaacctcggcaatttagtgaggccctaagcaactcaaaggGCTGGAAATTtgcctcagtggttgattgcccctaaattcaatccccagtaccgaaaacACAAACAAACCCAGTTTGTGCAGTGGTAGAAACACAGATTTGGGAGCAGCTCATGCATTTGGCCAACATACATTTGCTTAGCAACTGTTGGGACCTTTTTCTATGATATGCACCAGAGTTACAAATGAGTAGAGAATTGAGgggcagctgggtgcagtggtgcttgACCCTAATCTCAGGGagttgagaggttgaggcaggaggattacaaatttgagactaacctcagcaacttaaggaaaccttgtttcaagattaaaaaaaaaattaaaaggaccagagatataactcagtggtaaagcaccactgtgttcaatcccctgtacaaagaGGTAGAGTGGGAGTGAGAACTTATGGAGATGAGGGCAAGAGGCAATGTCCTGACGTAACATCATAGTTGGTAGTGATAGAGTCAGCAGACAGAGGAATCAGAACTCTGGTTCATCTATACCCATCAGATTAGAATCGTGGGGTTGGAGAAGGTTCTCAGGGGTTCTCAAggttctttctgcttcccaggAAATGAGTCTCAATGGACAAGGACAAAGCCAAAAGACAAAAATGACCTCTTAAGCATGGTGAGATCCTGCTCCTGAGAAGGCCTGGGAAAGAAAGGGTGGCAGCCAAAGCAGTGAGTGGCTCTTAACTCTTCCCACACATAATCTAGATCACTGAGGCCTATGACCAAAGACCTCCCATCCTGGGTCCTCGATGTTTCTGTGGGTCCCCCTTTCCTCGAGGTGGTCCAGGAGAATAGTATACTTACTCTGCTGCATATAATGCTATCCACCCTTTCATACAGGACCTTGGCCTGGTCAATGCATCCTTGCTGTCTCCACCTGAATGTACCCGGCAGGGAGGCTACCCTCGTGGCCCTGGTTGTCATACAGTCCCAGACATTgccttcttctcccttctcctctttcttaccTCCTTCCTCTTTGCCATGGCCCTCAAGCATGTAAGGACCAGCCGCTTCTTCCCCTCCGTGGTGAGTATCACCTTTCTTTCTGTGTTAGAGGTTTGCTCTTAACCTTGGGTTCTGTCTCTGAATGGGAAAGTGTGTGGAAGGAGGGGGATGGCAGGCTGGAACCTGACTATCTACCATGTGGCTAGGTACGAAAGGTGCTCAGTGACTTCTCCTCAGTCCTGGCCATCTTGCTGGGCTGCAGCCTTGATGCCTTCCTGGGCCTAGCCACACCAAAGCTCTTGGTGCCCAGAGATTTCAAGGTAAGAATTGGGGATCGGGAGAGGGGCCAGAGGGGAAAGCAGGGCCAGCagaccctggaggaggaggatgcACAAATATTACCCTTTTCTGAGCTTCTTTTCTTACacataaaaaatagtaataataatggtTGTTGAAAGCATTAAATGAGGTACTGCAGCAGACATATAAgtgaatatagaaatatatacacaGCAGATAATTATTATATGGTAGGGGTCAGGAGGATGGGTTCTAGGTAGACAGATCTGCCACTTCCTGGCTGTCCATTAGGCAAGTTATTGCAcatttctgagcctcaatttcttaatctataaatggaaataaataacaaCAGTTCCTACCCCATAGgttgttttgaaatttacagAAGATCACAGTGTACAGTACTGATTATTGTGCCTGGCACATACTCTCTCCTCAGTAAATGTTAGTCATTGTTGTTATGGGTTTTTCCTACCCTTGGCATGGCCCCACCCACTCCACTACTCCCCACTCTTCTTTGCACCACCCTTCATCACCTGCTCTAATTCATTACAGCTGGAGCTCCTTCCCTAGAGCATGATAGTGTGCAGGACAAGGCTTAGTCCAGATTCTTAAATTCTGCCTGCACATATGGAGACCTTCCACTGGACCCCCATTTCCCAGACAGGAGAGCAGAGGGGCTCCATCTAGGGCCAGGTGGCTCAGAACATTGGGCCACTCCGCCCCACTTCCCAAACAGACGCTTGTAATCAGAGCAAATGCAGACACACCTGGCCCtgcccttcccctgccccagATCATAGCAGGTCTGAGCCTGAGTTGCCCCACCCTGGATGGGGGCTATGCCCAAGGAGGAGGGCTCTATTACATACTATATACTATATCAAGAAGTATAGGCAGGTTTTATCCACcaacttttcttcttcctgggaGGGAAGGACCCTGAAATCCAAAGTTCAGAGCCCCTGGTTCCAGTCGGCTTGGTGCCCCTTTAAGTCACTGGGATGGTGTATTTGAAACCAGATGCCTATGCATGTGCACGTGTGattgtgtgcacacatacacatacacacacaaatctgtTCCCACATAGAATTCAGTGTCTTGAGGAGGGGAGCAGGTTGTTGAAGAATACCAAGGTTGGTTGTACAGGTGAGGTGCCCTTGGTAGACTCTCCAACATGGAatgccctcccccagcccacacTCCCTGGGCGTGGCTGGCTTGTGTCGCCTTTTGGAACCAACCCCTGGTGGTTGACAGTGGCAGCCACCCTGCCTGCCCTGCTGCTGTCTATCCTCATCTTCATGGACCAGCAGATCACAGCAGTAATCCTCAATCGCAAGGAATATAGACTCCGGGTAAGGCCTGCTGGGTAAGGTCTCAGACCAAGGGATAGAAGCTCCAAGGTGGGGCCTCCAATCCCTAGTCTTCCACGGAGAGGACAGAGGCCCCAGGCATGGGCTACCCTCATCTACTtcccattctcctcctcctcactaTCTGCAGAAGGGAGCTGGCTTCCACCTGGACCTCTTCTGTGTGGCTGTGCTGATGCTGCTCACATCAGTGCTTGGGTTGCCCTGGTATGTCTCAGCCACTGTCATCTCCCTGGCCCACATGGATAGTCTTCGCAGAGAGAGCAGAGACTGTGCCCCTGGGGAGGCCCCCAGCTTCCTGGGCATCAGGTGAGGCTAGTATTCAAGAGGCTAGAGCAAGAGCTGTACAGCAAGGTGGGGCACAGGGTATGCGACAGAATTTCTGCGTGGCTTAAACTCTAATCTTGTGCACCCAAGCACTGCAGTGGGATAAATGGGTGGGTTCTGGGAACTGCAATGGGTAAATCAGATCTTCTCTCCTCCTTGAGGCATGGGGACTGGGAGGGGCCTTAAGGGTGGAGGCAGCCAAGTGATTCCTAAAAATCCCCACTCAATGTAGAACACATGATTGATGTTACAAAAGATTCATTACAAAAACAATTCTGTAATTGTTGGAAAACCAATCTTTAAAGTATATGGAATggattttgtaaattttgaaatgtaaggcttttttgttgttgttttttgtggtactgggaatcaaacccaggaccttgtgcatgcaaggtaagcactcttccAATTGAAATGTAAGTCTTTATGGCagtaaaaaaattactaattttccatcaaaataaaaacaaagagcagCTATGAACTTGAACTAATGGTGAGGCCTGGAAACCTCATTTTGAAGTGCTCTGCCATTTGCCGCCCACCAATACTCCACACCAAACTAAAGCCTTCACCCTGCCAGGTAACCTACTGGGTGATCCCTTTACTTTTCTCCAGGTGCCAGAGTCTATACTGGTGTCTGGTCAGGGTCTCCATCCTGACCCAGGAACTCTCCCAGATCAGGGCTAATTTCTCCTTCTCCCCACAGGGAACAGAGGCTGACGGGCCTGGTGGTGTTCATCCTTACAGGCATCTCCATCTTTCTGGCACCTGTGCTCAAGGTACCTGGTAGGCCAGGATCAGGGTCAATGCAGTAATAACAAAACAGATAGCAAAATCTGACACTGGTTGAATGCTTACTGTGTGACAGGCACTGCTTTCTCCATACTTGACCTCATTTTATCCTCATATTGACCCTAAAAGGTATATCAACTTTACAAACAAGAAACGCAAAGGTTAAAGAAGTAACTTGCAAAAGAGAGAGTTTCTCAGATCTGAGACCCCCAAACTCATATTCAGAAGGCTTTCTATCCAATGGAGCAGAATGTGGGCATCTAACCATCCCCTAGGGTCCAAGTGCTACCCTTGCTCCAGCATCCCAACCAGCCTGAGACTAAGGCTTTATCATCACACCCCAGAACAACTTTGAGGCAAAaacccttttcttctccttcaacCGACTTTTATAGAACATGTGCTGTATGCCACTTCTGCTGGGTATCTGGAAGAAATGAGGGCAGAGGagtatagaaaagaaatatgaaactaaGCCCTCTACCagaaatatacacacaaacaaaaatcaagtaATAGCAGAAGGGCTCAATAAGCCAAGATAGTAAAACACTTAAGGAAGGTGTGGAGAATGTCAGACAAGAGTCATTGGCAGGAAGACAAGAGAGGTTAGGGGAGGGAAAGGTCATGGAGGCTGGGTGAGAGTGATTCAGTAGAAAGAGCCAGATGGACTGGATCATCCACTTACTAACTAGGTGACTCTCATAAACTATATGCCAAACATATAGTTCCAGATACTGGGGATATGGTGGTGAACAAAAGAGGTCATGTCTCCATCTTTGCAGTCTGGTGAGAGAGgacatattttaaacaaataaggaTCCAGGCACAACTCTGGAGACTAAAGAGTCAGgtggatcccaagtttgaggccagcctgggcaacttagtgagaccctgtctcaaaataaaaataataaaaagagctgggaatatactcagtggtagagtgcgctgggttcaatccctagtacttaaaaaaaaaaagtagtaccAGGGCTACTTTAGATTGGGTATTATCAGTGAAAGCCAAAGACCTCTCTGGGTTGTCATAAGATGAGGTATGTGTGGTGAGAGGGAATTGTCCATGAAGACATGAAGAAGTCTTATGGAAGAACATTTTAGGTGGAGTGAATAGTAAAGCAAAATACTTTTCATGGGGTAGAAACAAACTTGGCATGTTGAGTGACAGAAAGGAGGCCAGTATACTGGGAACATACAGAACAGAGAGGAGGAATGTGATCAATAAGATTGGAGAGGTAAACCAGGTAATGGGCAAGTtacttactctctctctctgaaaatcagtttccccatctgtaaaatgcagaCAATAATATAATTCACCTCATTTTACTGATGTGAGAATTTCATGCAATCAGGCGATCAGACATGCatgcaaaatgagaaaagaaagaaaagaaaaggcgtGGGCAGGCTCAGATGCTGGAGGCTGGGGTTGGAGTCTGAGTTGGGGCATCTGGGCACTGGCAGAGGTAAACTCCTTCACCAGCTCTATACTTCTTCCTACCAGTTCATCCCAATGCCTGTGCTCTATGGCATCTTTCTGTACATGGGGGTGACAGCACTTAGCAGCATTCAGGTGAGTCCATTAAAATCACCCAAAACCCCACTCCTCCTGTCTAAACTTGCCAATTACCCTtttgccctgtttttttttttttttttttttttttttttttttttttgcctctcttGAGTGTAAAGAGTTGGCTGCCAGGCTCTGGATGGGGAGGAGGACAAAGGGACCTTTTGCCCCACCCCCACTGGGCTGGAGTAGCTAACAGTGACACTTTCTAACTACCTGATTGCcctgctttccttttcctctcatcCTCCAGTTTATGAAGAGAGTTCAGCTCTTGTTGATGCCAGCAAAACACCAGCCAGACCTGCTGCTCTTGCGCCATGTACCTCTGAGCAGAGTCCACCTCTTCACAGCTATCCAGCTTGCCTGCCTAGGTCTGCTTTGGATAATTAAGTCTACTCCTGCAGCCATCATCTTCCCCCTCATGGTGATTTGGGGCAGTGTTGGGTAATCCTGGGAGTTTCTGGGAGACTCTGATCCTGAGAGGGTGGCCAAGGCCTCCACAAGTAGAAATCTATCCCCTCTCCCACTTGCCCTAGCTCTTCTTGGTTGGAAAtcctaagagaaagaaagatggctGAAGGATACTTACAGATAGGATAGGGCCAGGGTGCTTGATTCACCTCCTTTCCTAACCTCTTTGGGCTGATCTATGAACTCAAAACAAAACTGGAGTCCTGGGGTAAGACAATGTTGAGGGGTAACAGAGAAGGAGTTGAGAGCCATGGATTATGCAGTAGGACCAATCTGTTTACCATATCCCAGTTGTATAACCTCTGAGAAGTTTTAATCTTTTAGggcctcaatttctttctctatacCATGGGAATAAAATATCTTATAGGGATGTGTTATGTTCTGTGAAATGATACTCAATGCCTAGCATATaggaagtgctcaataaatattacagTTAATTCAGTTGCTGCTGACAACCTTGGGCTTGTTTCTATTTCTGCAGTTGCTAGGCCTGGTTGGAGTCCGAAAGGCACTGGAATGGGTCTTCTCACCACAGGAACTCCTCTGGCTGGATGAACTCATGCCAGAGGAGGAAAGGAACATTCCTGAGAAGGGGCTAGAGCCAGAGCACCCATTCAGTGGAAGTGACAGTGAAGATGTGAGCTCCAGGCTGGGTCATCCCAGGGGAATGGGGCAGAAGTTGGGAGCATACTCTGTCCAGAAGCTGTTTCTAAAGTTTAATATCTCCACTAACCCTGAAGATTTGATAAACACAATCTCTCTCCTTAGCTCTATGTTGAAATAGGCAGAATGGATAGtaagggaaatttttatttgtagggCAGGGGTCCTGGTTTATGAGTCTATAGGGTGGAGAGGGCTGGATCACAGCTTTAAGGTGTGTCTTTTTCAACCTTGATATGGGTTTTTATATATATCACTGGGGTTTATATCCTTTCACTGGGTCCCTTCTTTGCTtgcctctctatttttttttttttatttccaactcATCTTTGGATCTCTCTTCCACAGTCGGAGCTGATGTATCAGCCGAAGGTCCCAGAAATCAACATCTCTGTGAATTAGCTGGAGTAAGAGTATGGGAGTTAAGATCCCAGGAAGCTAAGCCTAAGGTGAGGGTGTGAGCCAAGTAAGTGCTCCTAGCGTTGAGGATGGGAAGATGGGGGGCTCAGGCCTTGGAAACTTCTTTGGATAATTAAGTCTACTTAATTATCTACCTGACCAGTCCTGTGTTCTCTTCATACTCCAGTACCTTATAAACCCTagggtggggaaggaagaagaaggataTTTTCAGAGGCAAGAACAAAACGGCAAGAGGGCATGGGCTTGACTCCGTGCAGTTCCGAAGTCTGGCCAATAGAGGGAGATCAAACTCACACCACGAGGGACGTGGAGGTGGAAGGGGCGGAGGATGAGAGGGAGGGGTGTGATGACAAAAGGAGAGCTAGGAAGGATAAAACTTAGGCTCCTCTCCCTCGCCCAGGAGGCTCCGCCTCAGCTGTGAGCCACACTCCAGACAAGCGGAGGGATCCTCTATACCATTCGCTTATTCATCCATATataattttctgagtttttttttttttttaattaacgaGCCTATCACTGAGTATCCGGGAACTAGAGATAGAGTGGCAATCATAATCCCTGTCTTCAGAAAGCTTAAATCCCAGTGGCACAGTGgcagcaggaggatcccaagttcaaggccagcctctgcaatttagcgagacccagTGTCaaagagctggaaatgtagctcagtggtaaagtgcctctgggttcaatccccagtacaaaaaaataaaataaaatcccagtGGGATAGTGCTGGATAAGAGAAGCCCAGGATGTGGGAGGTAGTGAAGATGGGATGGGTAGGAGTTAGTGAAGTTTCTAACGGGAAGTGGTCCATAATAAGAAATCTGAAGAGAAATTAGCCAGGACACGATGGAGGAGAAATGGTCTATGCTGAAGCCACAGCATATGCAAGAACTCAAAACTGTTTGCCCTTGATgatctgaactttctttttagcCAAGAACACCCTCTCCA is a window encoding:
- the Slc4a9 gene encoding anion exchange protein 4, translating into MKLPDAHENVPVEDMDSSLGLSPSFDGPSNIDSRELGISKDPLLFIQLNELLGWPQALEWRETGRWMLFEEKLEVGAGRWSAPHVPTLTLPSLQKLRSLLAKGLVLLDCPAQSLLELVEQVIQAESLSPELRGQLQALLLQRPQHHIQTRGTCWGSAHPKKASHDENIPLKEQGQNSLRQKLPPGAEAAAVLAGELGFLAQPVGAFVRLRDPVVLGPLTEVPIPSRFFCLLLGPPVPRRGYHEMGRAAAVLLSDPQFQWSVRRARSLHDLLAALDIFLEGVTVLPPGRWDSTARIPPPKCLPSQHKRLRSQMQEVEGLSRPRRARTEDRDSHEPHKPTPELQRTGRLFGGLVQDVRRKAPWYPSDFLDALHPQCFSAVLYIYLATVTNAITFGGLLGDATEGAQGVLESFLGTAVAGAAFCLMAGQPLTILSSTGPVLVFERLLFSFSRDYSLDYLPFRLWVGIWVATFCLVLVATEASVLVRYFTRFTEEGFCALISLIFIYDALGKMLNLTRAYPILRPGSPAYGCFCQYPVPGGNESQWTRTKPKDKNDLLSMDLGLVNASLLSPPECTRQGGYPRGPGCHTVPDIAFFSLLLFLTSFLFAMALKHVRTSRFFPSVVRKVLSDFSSVLAILLGCSLDAFLGLATPKLLVPRDFKPTLPGRGWLVSPFGTNPWWLTVAATLPALLLSILIFMDQQITAVILNRKEYRLRKGAGFHLDLFCVAVLMLLTSVLGLPWYVSATVISLAHMDSLRRESRDCAPGEAPSFLGIREQRLTGLVVFILTGISIFLAPVLKFIPMPVLYGIFLYMGVTALSSIQFMKRVQLLLMPAKHQPDLLLLRHVPLSRVHLFTAIQLACLGLLWIIKSTPAAIIFPLMLLGLVGVRKALEWVFSPQELLWLDELMPEEERNIPEKGLEPEHPFSGSDSEDSELMYQPKVPEINISVN